A region from the Streptomyces lydicus genome encodes:
- a CDS encoding NAD(P)/FAD-dependent oxidoreductase, translating into MTDRPIAVVGASVAGLAAAEALRRFGWRGPLTLIGDEPHLPYDRPPLSKQLLYGAWEPDRLLLRTEDQLAPLGLDLRLGTRATGLDVATRTLTLDGGVGVPPLEQGREWGRLGCAGVIIATGVTARTLPGADRIAGVHTLRTLDEALALRGRLADGGRRLVIVGNGVLGCEAAAAARELGHDVTLVGIEATPMAAAVGTEVGELLAEEHRARGVRLLTGAVDSFETAPADPAGTGDPQVTAVWLANGCRLPADLVLLAIGSRPAVEWLDDPALDTTDGLRCDAYCAAAPGIYAAGDVARWDHPVHGRPLRFEHRMNATEQGMAAARNLLAELTATTDATGMAEDAPAPERRPFAPVPYFWSDQYDLKLQAYGLTMGADRVETTVLDRAERRALALYGRDGNAIGVLAAGLSPRQVRALRAVIATPLPWEEAREQIGATTAVG; encoded by the coding sequence ATGACCGACCGGCCGATCGCCGTTGTCGGCGCCTCTGTGGCCGGCCTCGCCGCGGCCGAGGCGCTGCGCCGCTTCGGCTGGCGCGGCCCGCTCACCCTCATCGGTGACGAGCCCCATCTCCCGTATGACCGGCCGCCGTTGTCCAAGCAGCTTCTGTACGGCGCCTGGGAGCCGGACCGGCTGCTGCTGCGCACCGAGGACCAGCTCGCCCCGCTCGGCCTCGATCTGCGGCTCGGTACCCGGGCCACCGGCCTCGATGTGGCCACCCGCACCCTCACCCTCGACGGCGGGGTGGGGGTCCCCCCGCTCGAGCAAGGTCGAGAGTGGGGGAGGCTCGGCTGTGCCGGCGTGATCATCGCGACCGGCGTTACGGCCCGTACGCTGCCCGGTGCCGACCGCATCGCTGGTGTGCACACTCTGCGCACCCTCGACGAGGCACTGGCACTGCGAGGCCGGCTGGCCGACGGTGGACGGCGCCTGGTGATCGTCGGAAACGGCGTACTGGGCTGTGAAGCCGCAGCGGCGGCAAGGGAGTTGGGGCATGACGTCACCCTCGTCGGCATCGAGGCGACACCGATGGCCGCTGCCGTCGGCACCGAGGTCGGCGAACTGCTCGCCGAGGAGCACCGCGCCCGCGGCGTACGGCTGCTCACCGGGGCGGTGGACAGCTTCGAGACGGCGCCCGCGGACCCGGCCGGTACGGGCGACCCGCAGGTTACCGCCGTATGGCTGGCCAACGGCTGCCGGCTGCCGGCCGACCTCGTGCTGCTGGCGATCGGCTCCCGGCCCGCCGTCGAATGGCTGGACGACCCGGCCCTGGACACCACCGACGGGCTGCGCTGTGACGCCTACTGCGCCGCCGCCCCCGGCATCTACGCCGCGGGCGATGTGGCCCGCTGGGACCATCCGGTCCACGGCCGTCCGCTGCGCTTCGAGCACCGGATGAACGCCACCGAACAGGGCATGGCCGCCGCCCGCAACCTCCTGGCCGAACTGACCGCGACGACCGACGCCACCGGGATGGCGGAGGACGCCCCCGCCCCGGAGCGCCGCCCGTTCGCCCCCGTGCCGTACTTCTGGTCCGACCAGTACGACCTCAAGCTCCAGGCGTACGGGCTGACTATGGGCGCCGACCGGGTCGAGACCACCGTCCTGGACCGGGCGGAGCGCCGTGCCCTTGCGCTCTACGGCCGGGACGGCAACGCCATCGGCGTGCTCGCGGCCGGGCTCTCGCCACGCCAGGTCCGGGCGCTGCGCGCGGTCATCGCCACTCCGCTGCCCTGGGAGGAGGCGCGCGAGCAGATCGGCGCCACCACGGCCGTCGGCTGA
- a CDS encoding ferredoxin — protein sequence MKITLDAEKCCAAGQCVLVAPEVFDQRDEDGVVVLLDAEPPAGQHDAVREAAAICPAAVIEVHV from the coding sequence ATGAAGATCACCCTTGACGCCGAGAAGTGCTGCGCCGCCGGACAGTGCGTGCTGGTCGCCCCCGAGGTCTTCGACCAGCGCGACGAGGATGGCGTTGTGGTACTCCTCGACGCCGAACCGCCCGCCGGGCAGCACGACGCAGTCCGTGAGGCGGCCGCCATCTGCCCGGCCGCCGTGATCGAGGTGCACGTATGA
- a CDS encoding glycosyltransferase family 2 protein yields MHTITVIVPAHNEEEGLPATLESLAHQTLRPDRILVVDDASTDRTGEVAASHGVTVLRPPRNLGSKAKAQNYALPHCTTDLVLAVDADTVLAPDYIETVLPVFDDPSVSVAAGTVRTRHTRTIWERGRSTEYLFGFHWYRDLRLICRRRFDQGFCR; encoded by the coding sequence TTGCACACCATCACCGTCATCGTGCCCGCTCATAACGAGGAGGAAGGGCTGCCGGCCACACTGGAGTCGCTGGCACACCAAACGCTCCGGCCTGACCGGATCCTGGTCGTGGACGACGCCTCCACGGACCGTACGGGCGAGGTGGCAGCCTCACACGGCGTCACGGTCCTGCGCCCGCCCCGCAATCTCGGCAGCAAGGCCAAAGCGCAGAACTACGCCCTTCCACACTGCACCACCGATCTCGTCCTGGCCGTCGACGCGGACACCGTCCTCGCACCGGACTACATCGAGACCGTCCTGCCCGTCTTCGACGATCCGAGCGTCTCGGTAGCGGCAGGCACGGTCCGCACCCGCCATACCCGTACGATCTGGGAGCGCGGCCGCTCGACCGAGTACTTGTTCGGGTTCCATTGGTATCGCGATTTGCGCCTGATTTGCAGGCGGCGTTTTGACCAGGGTTTTTGCAGGTAG
- a CDS encoding RICIN domain-containing protein encodes MTVATLQRSPGLRGIATLLPVALTALGIAISPLGAGTAHADDSTAMPAITGLKIAVLPNQDDLTSGLRYLDLADEPPVAGTETVVRKEPKDGSLSFLPNEDGSFRIKVEKTGMCLDFKEGSERIDQWDCDGSAEENWYLQPSDAAESKYVIRNVSNNKCMDANGGSSEGATVGLYDCGTNKPNQAWSVGVGGIESAATDDTLKGLATRYALNQFEAGSSAIKSATYKVDSYTTATLGDFKNVTTDGGTAVNYTTDPLDKQVNWSQTTGYTYTAGGSVTTTAGISFGPKDGPVQGKVDVAIQGNWSNSWRTDQAQGGNVTIHVKPNQYGWIMRAQLTKEVTGTWTFTNDLGTTWTGAGTATVPAQEGTDAKNSSVIGCTSDSAAEVCKQNDPGRP; translated from the coding sequence ATGACTGTAGCCACGCTCCAACGCAGCCCGGGGCTGCGTGGGATCGCCACGCTCCTCCCCGTCGCCCTGACCGCACTCGGCATCGCGATATCGCCGCTGGGTGCCGGAACGGCCCATGCGGACGATTCGACTGCCATGCCCGCCATTACGGGCCTGAAAATCGCTGTGCTTCCGAATCAGGATGACCTCACCAGTGGCTTGCGGTATCTGGATTTGGCGGACGAGCCGCCAGTCGCCGGGACTGAAACCGTCGTGCGGAAGGAACCGAAGGACGGATCTTTGAGCTTCCTCCCCAACGAGGACGGGAGTTTCCGGATCAAGGTCGAAAAGACGGGGATGTGCCTCGACTTCAAGGAGGGATCCGAGCGCATCGACCAGTGGGACTGCGACGGTTCCGCCGAAGAGAACTGGTACCTCCAGCCTTCCGATGCCGCGGAGAGCAAATATGTCATCCGGAACGTCAGCAACAACAAGTGCATGGACGCCAACGGAGGTAGCAGCGAAGGCGCCACGGTGGGCCTCTACGATTGCGGGACCAACAAACCCAACCAAGCGTGGTCGGTCGGCGTCGGCGGAATCGAATCAGCTGCCACAGATGACACGTTGAAGGGCCTGGCCACCAGGTACGCCCTGAACCAGTTCGAGGCCGGGTCCAGCGCCATCAAGTCGGCAACGTACAAGGTGGATAGCTACACCACCGCAACTCTCGGTGACTTCAAAAACGTGACGACTGACGGTGGAACGGCGGTGAATTACACAACCGACCCCCTGGACAAGCAGGTGAATTGGAGCCAGACCACCGGATATACCTACACTGCTGGAGGTTCCGTCACCACCACGGCGGGCATCTCCTTCGGTCCGAAGGATGGGCCTGTGCAGGGGAAGGTCGACGTCGCGATCCAAGGGAACTGGTCGAACAGCTGGAGGACGGATCAGGCGCAGGGTGGAAACGTCACCATCCACGTCAAGCCCAATCAGTACGGTTGGATCATGCGCGCCCAGCTGACGAAGGAGGTGACCGGTACGTGGACCTTCACCAACGATCTGGGGACCACGTGGACGGGGGCCGGAACCGCCACCGTCCCTGCCCAGGAGGGAACCGACGCCAAGAACAGCAGCGTCATCGGCTGCACCTCTGACAGCGCCGCGGAAGTCTGCAAGCAGAACGACCCCGGGCGCCCGTAG
- a CDS encoding cytochrome P450 yields the protein MSEMSEMTLPTTPARLPVQPSSGCPFALPPVSALFDQEGPHTEFNTLRTEEPISKICLPDGSWAWLVTRYSDIRAVLGDTRFSSDTTVHGYPLSGMTGGPNPQNRSFVHMDPPEHTRLRRMVTREFMVKRVEALRPEIRQITEELCDAMERAERDVHSGVDLVEALALPVPSLVISLLLGVPYDDHDIFQQLTGRLLSRNVPDGEREAARRELYAYLDRLVTSKEADPGDDILGRLIVEQQQTGEITHDEVLVFAASLLIAGHETTANMIGLSALSLMHDQESADQLREDPSLIRGAVEELLRFHSISRNGPRRAATVDIEIDGHLIRAGEGVVVSVPSANRDESVFADAERLDVCRPNAQHHVAFGYGIHQCLGQALARVELQVVIDTLLRRFPTMRPAVPIEEIPFRTDMTIYGCHALPVTW from the coding sequence ATGAGCGAGATGAGCGAGATGACACTTCCCACCACCCCGGCGCGGCTGCCCGTCCAGCCCTCGAGCGGCTGCCCCTTCGCCCTGCCCCCGGTCTCCGCCTTGTTCGACCAGGAGGGCCCCCACACGGAATTCAACACCCTGCGCACCGAGGAGCCGATCTCCAAGATCTGCCTTCCGGACGGAAGTTGGGCCTGGTTGGTCACGCGCTACAGCGACATCCGGGCGGTCCTCGGCGATACTCGCTTCAGCTCCGACACCACCGTCCACGGCTACCCGCTCAGCGGTATGACCGGTGGCCCTAACCCCCAAAATCGCAGCTTCGTCCACATGGACCCGCCTGAGCACACCCGGCTGCGCCGGATGGTCACCCGGGAGTTCATGGTCAAGCGGGTCGAGGCGCTGCGCCCGGAGATCCGGCAGATCACGGAGGAACTCTGTGATGCGATGGAGCGTGCCGAGCGGGATGTGCACAGCGGGGTGGACCTCGTCGAGGCGCTGGCTCTGCCCGTCCCGTCGCTGGTCATCAGTCTGTTGCTGGGCGTCCCGTACGACGACCACGACATCTTTCAGCAGCTCACCGGCAGGCTGCTCTCCCGCAATGTCCCCGATGGCGAGCGGGAGGCTGCCCGTCGCGAACTGTATGCCTACCTCGACCGGTTGGTTACCTCGAAGGAGGCGGACCCGGGGGATGACATCCTCGGCCGGCTCATCGTCGAACAGCAGCAGACCGGCGAGATCACCCACGACGAGGTGCTTGTCTTCGCCGCCTCGCTGCTGATTGCCGGGCACGAGACCACCGCCAACATGATCGGGCTCAGCGCCCTGAGCCTGATGCATGATCAGGAGTCCGCCGACCAGCTGCGCGAGGACCCCTCTCTGATCCGCGGCGCCGTCGAGGAATTGCTGCGCTTCCACAGCATCTCCCGCAACGGGCCGCGCCGGGCCGCCACCGTCGATATCGAGATCGACGGGCACCTCATCCGTGCCGGCGAGGGCGTCGTGGTGTCCGTGCCATCCGCCAACCGTGACGAGAGCGTCTTCGCAGACGCCGAACGGCTCGATGTGTGCCGCCCCAACGCCCAGCACCACGTCGCCTTCGGATACGGCATCCACCAGTGCCTCGGCCAGGCCCTGGCCCGCGTCGAACTCCAGGTGGTGATCGACACGCTGCTGCGCCGTTTCCCCACGATGCGGCCCGCGGTGCCGATCGAGGAGATCCCCTTCCGCACGGATATGACGATCTACGGCTGCCACGCCCTGCCGGTCACCTGGTGA
- a CDS encoding MarR family winged helix-turn-helix transcriptional regulator — MNLAELHHLGRRLTAAATSAMKGASDLGPTGLLVLECLDITGPQPVGAIAQRTGFAQSRVSTVVASLHKRGLVELGTDPADRRRTVAKIAEHARTRARQARSRDAEPTLRRMLPGLRDAELDAVISALKTLKSTGRPG; from the coding sequence ATGAACCTCGCTGAGCTGCACCATCTCGGCAGGCGGCTCACCGCTGCCGCGACCTCGGCGATGAAGGGCGCCTCAGACCTGGGGCCGACCGGGCTGCTGGTGCTGGAGTGCCTGGACATCACCGGTCCGCAGCCGGTGGGAGCGATCGCCCAGCGCACCGGCTTCGCCCAGAGCCGGGTATCCACCGTGGTGGCATCACTGCACAAGCGGGGCCTGGTCGAGCTGGGAACCGATCCGGCCGACCGACGCCGGACCGTCGCCAAGATCGCCGAGCATGCCCGCACACGGGCCCGGCAAGCCAGGAGCCGGGACGCCGAGCCGACTCTGCGACGGATGCTTCCCGGACTACGCGACGCGGAGCTCGACGCGGTGATCTCCGCACTGAAAACGCTCAAGTCGACCGGCCGCCCGGGGTAA
- a CDS encoding MarR family winged helix-turn-helix transcriptional regulator, giving the protein MNLAELHHLGRRLTAAATSAMKGASDLGSTELLVLECLDITGPQPVGAIAQRTGFAQSRVSTVVAALHKRGLVELGTDPADRRRTVAKIAEHARTQAKEARSREAEPTLRQMLPGLSDAELNAVISALRTLNAALGEAALASSSGTDL; this is encoded by the coding sequence ATGAACCTTGCTGAGCTGCACCATCTCGGCAGGCGGCTCACCGCTGCCGCGACCTCGGCGATGAAGGGCGCCTCAGACCTGGGTTCGACCGAGCTGCTGGTGCTGGAGTGCCTGGACATCACCGGTCCGCAGCCGGTGGGAGCGATCGCCCAGCGCACCGGCTTCGCCCAGAGCCGGGTATCCACCGTGGTGGCAGCACTGCACAAGCGGGGCCTGGTCGAGCTGGGAACCGATCCGGCCGACCGGCGCCGGACTGTCGCCAAGATCGCCGAGCATGCCCGCACACAGGCCAAGGAAGCCAGGAGCCGGGAAGCCGAGCCGACTCTGCGGCAGATGCTTCCCGGACTGTCCGACGCGGAGCTCAACGCGGTGATCTCCGCACTCAGAACACTCAACGCCGCCCTGGGCGAGGCGGCACTGGCCTCCTCCAGCGGCACCGACCTCTAG
- a CDS encoding ATP-binding protein, whose amino-acid sequence MVYSAGRPVGREAETAEIARLAASARAGEGQAAYVVGEAGLGKTVVLELAAAAAESLGMPALYGSAQELEQQRPFALISACLGVDAASTEAPRARVAEILQGDTRYGMPGAMGGTDEADSATVEAILGLVEDLCSQGPLALFLDDLQWADSASLAVLDRLVRSVPQLPLLIVGAYRPVPKVGQVARLSQCLAMANRTVLELAPLSRPAVSALLADLCGGEAGPRLRRMAEGAAGNPLYLTELVAALVREGAIETREGIAEVTVGCPLPPLTTLVVHRLRYLRDEVLQALRVASVLGASCTVTDLAAVLHKPADDLLGIVVEAEAAGVLRDAGDRLVFRHDLIRHALYDAVPGSVRAMLHLRTAQALAGAGAAPERVAEHLLEAAPAGEFLTTWLEGAAARLTARAPAMALRLLDTALTLADPSDPRTDHLHLHRALAQLSSGRLAEAEESARCALARTRDPKLESPMRWIIVQAMLARDRPDLALTEARAAHASAGVPAVEAIRFEAFSAVCLFALGEMPEAEAVAVTARHSAEEHGDRPALANALRVLASKRMLEAPDAEALELAQQASRLTPETTHPAQRIGLQLALANCYIDLDRIPDAQRTLDAIHTATKHTGGVFPPRYHLARALLAFNTGSWDEALAEVKAGLTPGEHFEMGRALRAVAALIAVHQGRQTTAEAHLIDTPAASDNGTVARFFEYLPLRASALVDEAQGSPERAYTRLAHAFDHGIGHLPGQLSLSSLTPDLVRLALAQGDSTHARRYTLAARTRADQGGGPYHLGDAYRCQGLLAQDPDLLLEAARCYRNAPRPLNEAHAYTDAAELLAHNRQPAQARTLLNQAWEIYTRLDAQWDAARATSRLRAVGVRRGVRSPRNSARDGWNALTQTERIVADHIAGGHSNPEIAERMSISRHTVSTHVSNILGKLGMTSRVELAAEVIRRRTPDRSHPQD is encoded by the coding sequence ATGGTGTATTCCGCAGGGCGTCCGGTGGGTCGCGAGGCCGAGACGGCGGAAATAGCGAGACTGGCGGCATCCGCGAGGGCGGGTGAGGGGCAGGCGGCGTACGTCGTCGGTGAGGCCGGCCTGGGCAAAACCGTCGTGTTGGAGCTGGCCGCGGCGGCCGCGGAGTCGCTGGGGATGCCGGCGCTGTACGGGTCGGCCCAGGAGCTGGAACAGCAGCGTCCCTTCGCCTTGATCTCGGCCTGCCTGGGCGTGGATGCGGCGTCAACCGAAGCACCCCGGGCCCGGGTCGCCGAGATCCTGCAAGGCGACACCCGGTACGGAATGCCGGGTGCGATGGGCGGGACGGACGAGGCGGACTCCGCCACCGTCGAGGCGATCCTCGGTCTGGTCGAAGACTTGTGTTCGCAGGGACCGCTGGCGTTGTTTCTCGACGATCTCCAGTGGGCCGACTCAGCGAGTCTGGCGGTGTTGGACCGGCTGGTGCGGTCGGTCCCTCAGCTGCCGCTTTTGATCGTCGGGGCCTACCGGCCGGTGCCGAAGGTCGGGCAAGTCGCCCGGCTGTCGCAGTGTCTGGCCATGGCCAACCGCACCGTGCTGGAGCTGGCACCGCTGAGCCGCCCGGCCGTGTCAGCTCTGCTGGCGGACCTGTGCGGCGGTGAGGCCGGTCCGCGATTGCGGCGCATGGCCGAGGGGGCGGCGGGAAACCCGTTGTACCTCACGGAGCTGGTCGCCGCTCTGGTGCGCGAGGGGGCAATCGAGACCCGCGAGGGAATCGCGGAGGTCACCGTCGGCTGTCCGCTGCCGCCGCTGACCACGCTGGTGGTGCATCGGCTGCGGTATCTGCGCGATGAGGTGCTGCAGGCGCTGCGTGTCGCCTCCGTGCTGGGAGCCAGCTGCACGGTCACCGATCTCGCGGCGGTCCTGCACAAGCCGGCAGATGACCTGCTCGGCATCGTCGTGGAGGCCGAAGCGGCCGGAGTGCTGCGGGATGCCGGCGACCGGCTGGTCTTCCGTCACGACCTCATACGGCACGCTCTGTACGACGCGGTGCCGGGCTCGGTCCGCGCCATGCTGCACTTGAGAACGGCGCAGGCCCTCGCAGGCGCCGGGGCGGCCCCCGAACGGGTCGCCGAGCATCTGCTCGAGGCGGCACCGGCCGGGGAGTTTTTGACCACCTGGCTCGAGGGGGCCGCGGCACGGCTCACGGCGCGAGCGCCGGCAATGGCCCTGCGCCTGCTCGATACGGCACTGACGCTCGCCGACCCCAGCGATCCAAGGACCGACCACCTCCACCTGCACCGCGCCCTCGCGCAGCTCTCTTCCGGCCGCTTGGCCGAGGCGGAGGAAAGCGCCCGATGCGCACTGGCCAGGACCCGTGATCCCAAATTGGAAAGCCCGATGCGCTGGATCATTGTCCAGGCCATGCTCGCTCGCGACCGGCCTGACCTGGCGCTCACCGAGGCGAGAGCCGCGCATGCGAGCGCCGGCGTGCCGGCGGTCGAGGCGATCCGGTTCGAGGCGTTCAGCGCGGTGTGCCTGTTCGCGCTGGGCGAGATGCCGGAGGCCGAGGCGGTCGCGGTGACTGCCCGGCACTCGGCTGAGGAGCATGGCGACCGCCCCGCCCTGGCCAACGCTCTGCGCGTCCTGGCATCCAAGCGCATGCTCGAAGCGCCTGACGCCGAAGCGCTGGAACTGGCACAGCAGGCATCACGGCTCACACCGGAAACGACCCACCCGGCACAGCGGATCGGGCTGCAACTCGCCCTGGCCAATTGCTACATCGATCTCGATCGCATCCCCGACGCGCAGCGCACCCTCGACGCCATCCACACGGCAACCAAACACACCGGGGGAGTCTTCCCGCCCCGGTACCACCTCGCCCGCGCCCTCCTCGCATTCAACACCGGCAGCTGGGATGAAGCCCTCGCAGAAGTCAAGGCCGGTCTCACTCCCGGCGAACACTTCGAGATGGGCCGGGCACTGCGGGCGGTGGCGGCACTGATCGCTGTGCACCAAGGCCGGCAGACCACTGCCGAAGCGCACCTGATCGACACGCCCGCAGCATCGGACAACGGAACGGTCGCCCGGTTCTTCGAGTACTTGCCGCTGCGCGCCAGCGCCCTTGTCGACGAGGCCCAGGGCAGCCCCGAGCGCGCCTACACCCGGCTCGCCCACGCCTTCGACCATGGCATCGGCCACCTACCGGGCCAGCTGAGCCTCTCCTCTCTCACGCCCGATCTCGTCCGGCTCGCCCTGGCCCAGGGCGACTCGACTCACGCGCGGCGATACACCTTGGCCGCCCGAACACGGGCCGACCAAGGCGGCGGCCCGTACCACCTCGGTGACGCCTACCGCTGCCAAGGGCTCCTCGCACAGGACCCCGATCTGCTCCTGGAAGCGGCCCGCTGCTACCGGAACGCGCCACGGCCACTGAACGAGGCACATGCCTACACCGACGCGGCGGAGCTGCTGGCCCACAACCGACAACCAGCCCAGGCCCGAACCCTGCTCAACCAAGCGTGGGAGATCTACACACGCCTGGACGCCCAATGGGACGCGGCCCGCGCCACATCCCGCCTGCGCGCCGTCGGCGTCCGCCGAGGCGTGCGAAGCCCACGAAACAGCGCCCGCGACGGGTGGAACGCCCTCACCCAGACCGAACGGATCGTCGCCGACCACATCGCAGGCGGCCACTCCAACCCCGAGATCGCCGAACGTATGTCCATCTCACGACACACCGTCAGCACACACGTCTCGAACATCCTCGGAAAACTGGGAATGACTTCACGCGTCGAACTCGCCGCCGAGGTCATTCGCCGGCGGACCCCGGACCGGTCGCACCCACAGGACTGA
- a CDS encoding ABC transporter permease, which translates to MPRAIARVLLFPLAMAALLVGIYTAAMHAPTPHHLKIAVAGPPAQTGPLTASLRQKLGDAYDISTVTATDQARRLVAHRTVTAAYVPAPSPADRSAGTASTTFAQPPHPDGPVLYVASGAGATRVGPAALPFQNAAVQQHQFLQVRDLAPLSAHDTSDTSTLYASVGLTLAGYLSAVMLSTVFGTSLTRRRIVAALAAFGAVAAVTVWLIAGPIVGALKGSVPAILVTGWLTVMAAGTATVFLSRFCGRMTPLPAVGIFMFLAMPASGAALPIETMPAPIRALHDLLPLTSTSGSLRQIMYFGSEGIGRYWLTLALWALAGLLLTLAYDAIKGRRASHRNEAAAVPRQTAEPALSR; encoded by the coding sequence ATGCCCAGAGCGATAGCCCGAGTGCTGTTGTTCCCGCTCGCCATGGCCGCACTGCTGGTCGGCATCTACACCGCAGCCATGCACGCACCGACCCCGCATCACCTGAAAATCGCGGTCGCCGGACCGCCCGCCCAGACCGGTCCGCTCACCGCCTCCCTGCGGCAGAAGCTGGGAGACGCCTACGACATCAGCACCGTCACCGCCACCGATCAGGCCCGACGGCTGGTAGCCCACCGAACCGTGACCGCCGCCTATGTCCCCGCCCCGTCACCCGCTGACCGAAGCGCTGGTACGGCGAGCACGACGTTTGCCCAGCCACCTCACCCGGACGGCCCCGTGCTCTACGTCGCGTCAGGCGCCGGCGCCACCCGCGTCGGCCCGGCCGCCCTGCCGTTCCAGAACGCCGCCGTCCAACAGCACCAGTTCCTCCAGGTCCGCGACCTGGCCCCGCTCAGCGCCCACGACACCAGCGACACCAGCACCTTGTACGCCTCGGTCGGCCTGACCCTCGCGGGCTACCTGTCAGCGGTCATGCTCTCGACCGTGTTCGGCACATCCCTCACCCGCAGGCGCATAGTGGCCGCGCTGGCCGCCTTCGGCGCCGTGGCCGCAGTGACCGTCTGGCTCATCGCCGGACCGATCGTGGGCGCCCTCAAGGGCTCCGTCCCCGCGATCCTCGTCACCGGCTGGCTCACCGTGATGGCCGCCGGCACGGCCACCGTGTTCCTCTCCCGCTTCTGCGGGCGCATGACCCCGCTGCCCGCCGTCGGGATCTTCATGTTCCTCGCCATGCCCGCCTCCGGAGCGGCCCTGCCCATCGAGACCATGCCCGCCCCCATCCGCGCCCTGCACGACCTGCTGCCGCTGACCTCCACATCCGGCAGCCTGCGCCAGATCATGTACTTCGGCAGCGAAGGCATCGGCCGCTACTGGCTCACCCTCGCCCTGTGGGCCCTCGCCGGCCTCCTGCTGACCCTCGCATACGACGCCATCAAGGGCCGCCGCGCCAGCCACCGCAACGAAGCAGCCGCCGTACCCCGTCAGACCGCCGAACCTGCCCTTTCCCGCTGA
- a CDS encoding pentapeptide repeat-containing protein: MTHVPPPFHPHGHDTDPAGQQGDPLTLLATETDLTGLDFTGLDLRPTLRRDPRPRTFTRCTFTEANLRGAHLPEAVFTDCTATAADFTGALLDQARWQGGSAAGAKFTDADCGDLTCDSADLANTKWGGALLADATFTGCRMIGARLTGHRGLGLQLTRCNLAVANLNGLSLRGAHLVGIRFTEADLGGVDFRDCILEDCRLAEANLRAADFTGADLRGADLGELTIAIAAQFRGAVISPDQAAQICTALGLNVID; this comes from the coding sequence ATGACCCACGTACCACCGCCGTTCCACCCCCACGGCCACGACACCGACCCGGCCGGGCAGCAGGGTGACCCACTGACGCTGCTCGCCACCGAAACCGACCTGACCGGACTCGACTTCACCGGCCTGGACCTGCGCCCCACCCTGCGCCGCGATCCCCGCCCCCGGACGTTCACCCGCTGCACCTTCACCGAAGCCAACCTGCGCGGCGCCCACCTCCCCGAAGCCGTCTTCACCGACTGCACCGCCACAGCAGCCGACTTCACCGGCGCCCTGCTCGATCAGGCCCGCTGGCAGGGCGGCAGCGCCGCCGGCGCCAAATTCACCGACGCCGACTGCGGCGACCTCACCTGCGACAGCGCCGACCTGGCCAACACCAAATGGGGCGGCGCCCTGCTCGCCGACGCCACCTTCACCGGCTGCCGCATGATCGGAGCCCGCCTCACCGGCCACCGCGGCCTGGGCCTCCAACTCACCCGCTGCAACCTGGCCGTCGCCAACCTCAACGGCCTGAGCCTGCGCGGCGCCCACCTCGTCGGCATCCGCTTCACCGAGGCCGACCTCGGCGGCGTCGACTTCCGTGACTGCATCCTTGAGGACTGCCGTCTCGCCGAAGCCAACCTACGGGCCGCCGACTTCACCGGCGCAGATCTACGCGGCGCCGACCTCGGCGAACTGACCATCGCCATCGCCGCACAGTTCCGCGGCGCGGTCATCTCCCCGGACCAGGCCGCCCAAATCTGCACCGCCCTCGGCCTGAACGTCATCGACTGA